The stretch of DNA AGAGTTGAACAGAAAGTGAGCAACCATGAAAAATAATGCATACTGTCTTTCTCAGAAAAAGTATAAAGCATTAAAAGCTGTTTCATTAATATGAAAGCCGCATGCTGGAAGGCAAGATCACATTGAGTTTAATGGTGTGCATCTGCAACAGTGTCTATCTGCCTTTCCAAAGGCTTCAtcaaaaaactttttaagtcatttaaGTTAAACAAATAGATTTTTACTGATGATATCCCAGCAAACATAGAAAGTTCCCCTAACGTTCCCATTGGTTATGTTTTGGGAACCAAATAAGAATGTTCTGGCAGGTTCTCTGTAGGTTCTTTTTTATAACCTAAAGAGAGCATTCAGAGAACGTTTCCTGCAGGTTATTATTTCATAACCAGAACATTCCCTGCAGGttatttttaggttttatttttataacctaAAGAAAACCCAGAATCCCAGAACGTTCCCTGCTGTTTagttttaggttttattttcataaccTAGAGAACCTTCCCAGTAAACTATTATACaaagtttattaaaacacattttatagtGTGTTTCACAGAGTGATTCAGAGAATGGAaagttgatgaaaaaaaaaataaaaatcaaactggCTCTAAACATACAtgtacaaaattattcaaccCCCAAAAGTCAAATTTTGTGCAGAATCTTTTATTCTTTATGACCTCCAATAAACGCTGCCTGTAAGTCCTCACTCAGAAGCTTCTGTCACCTCTCTACTGCAATCTTGGCCCATTCCTCGCTTGAAAAAGCTTCCAGATCACTGATAGTCTTTGGTTTCCATGTTACCACTGCTTTCTACAAATTCcaacaaatattttcaatgaggTTTCAATCTGAAGACTGTACAGACCACTCAAGAAAATTCTACAACTGGTCCCTGAACCAAGCTTAAGTAGATTTGGATGTATACTTTGGGACGGCTGTCCTGCAGGAAAGTCCATTGGTCATCAAGCTTCAGTCTCTGCACCAAAGTCATGAATGACAGCCATTGCTTGTCACAAAAACTGTGAACATGGATAAGGTCATAGTTCTTAGCACTTGCTACATGAGAGATGAGTGGTTGTGAAATTGTATGTTTTAACATTGCATGCAATTGCCATGCTGCACATTACTGTTAATTGTAATATTGACCTTAAGTGAAATTTTTTCTGAGGTGAAGTAATCCTGAGTAATTTCTTTCACAGAATCATGTCAAATGCCTTAATGGAGAAATTCAATGAGGGGTGGTGGCCAGCTTGAAAAGAAGCAATTCAAAGTTACACCTTTATACAATGTAATTCAAGGTAATTTTGGCTTTATGACATTCAGAAAATCTCTTGTTCCTTGtctattatttatgtaatttttattgGTACCCTTTATCTATTCAGGGGAAATTCTCTAAAAGACCACCTGTCTTTATCAGAAATGTCCTGTTCACTTTCACAGTTACACACTTAGTTAAGGGTCTTTCTCAAAGGCACCACAGTTGTATTGAAGAGGGAGGGgacaaatgctgtttttttcattaATCTAACACACATTTAATGCAGAATTGACATAAGATtattatacagtaaaataacatgtaatacATGTTGATTACCTTTTTCTAATGCTTCATTCATGAAATGGACACAAAATCTTGttccattgtattttaaatgtagttGTAGGAACATaaagacattttcaaaataaGTGCATGTCATTTACCTCAAATTttgcttttgatttttttttctacttttttttttattttcaataataattttCTCTACCCTCAGATGCTGTGAAGAGGTGGAGCCCAAATGCTACAGACTCAAACATTGATGCAGCAATGGAGGAACACCTGAAGCATGCTCCAGGAAGAGCTGGGGGTgctggatatatatatatatatatatatatataagagccATAAACAACTTTCACAGACTCTACTGTGTTAACTATACCATAATccagtatttttattgtttatttgtgtgaTTTATGGCTGTTTAACAGTAATGCAAGACTgttaggaaaaaaaatgtagactGACTTCCATGCATCAATGGTGGAACACATGAATCACTCCTGGAAGAGCTGGTGGTCGTGGATCAAGAAAATGAGAgtaaatattttgattatattttgACTCTAAAATTAGTTACATATGTGTTAACTATGATCCTGtacttttgttattttcttgtttGATTAATGGCTGCTTAACATTATTACGTCCAAATGTTTGCTGGGCAGTATCTCTccggagactgtaagctggatcacgaacagttggtAGTGATCCATCCTTGACAaacaacttcttttttttttttttttttttagcaaaacctgttttgtattgtccctttgtattgacattcgttcacaaagcagtctggtgtaaaatccCAGCAAACATTTGGATGTTTAATGACCATTGAAAAGATGTCTATCCGACACATCCCGTCATGGttgaaaaatagttccaaaatgaAAGTTGAATGTCTTTGACGTCATCTGGCTGTGAATTCCACGTGTTTTCTGCGCATCTCTGGATGTCCAAGGCCTGGTctcaaatggcaccctaaaccctcacggtcttcctctgagtccgcactgtAGGAACAAATCagctcaaatgaaataattaattaatttatagggaattataaagtcactTAGTTTACGACCAAGCAACTGAATCGTCCAGCATTAATTTGCTCGGGCTGTAATAAGCTCTTGTAGCAGATATGAATATCCAACTATCCTGAAAACACTATTTAGTAGCAAGGTAACATTAAGACCGGCAGTTTAAGACAGTAAATTTCAAGCACATAACACAAgacacttcttttaaaaatctacagGATACTTTGATTATTCTAACACATAAACTAATATctaacacaaacacgcacacacaaacacacattcatacacagAGCAAACAAAGGAAATTAGAAAGAACGAGTTTTAAGAGAGAGTGAAATGATGAGCATTTCTagcaaaatatgcattttataagACCTGACCTGAACGAACCATGAATCGCAGTAATTTAATGCACCAGTTCAGCTTTAGGATTTGGAGGTACTTGCTTGTTTGTCTTTGAATGTGGATCCCCTTTTCGGTGTCCTTGGCTTGGAGAAAAGGGTTTTCCGAGTCGATGATTTGTTGCAGGATCTTTTCAGGTCCGGATTGATGTCAGGTAAAAACCAATCACGTTCGggcgtgctggcaaaatgaatgAAACTCTCTTGTCGTGGTTGGAGTTTAAAGTTGAGGCGACAAAAGTCGTTGGTTAAACTTTGCGGCAAAACTTAACTTAGAACACGAGACTCTCAACGGAAAAGAAAgttaaaagaaaaggaaagtgaGTATGAAACTGGATGGCTTGAATGAGCTGCTTGTCTGTCCTTCATAGTCTGTTCTTTTCTAAGCCATATTATTCTGTGGTCTTCTTTGTTCTTACTTCAGGTCTTAGTTTCTTGGTCTTAGTCCACTATTGTCTTAGTGATGTGACTATTTAACTTAGGTGTTTGGTTCAACCTCTTTGAGGAGTTCTGACCAATCAGGTAGCATCGTTGTTTTAAAGATGGCTTTTTCTCCTCCCCAAGGTGTTATCTCAGAACCTCTTGAATTACATGATTTCTATTAAACGGAATATGgtacattttacacagatttcattcaagGCATGATTTGAACAGAAAATAGAGATTTACATACATTCCGAACAAGACATACTTTCAATCaatcattcaaaagttatcaCATTTACATGAATTGTGGGTGTACAAAGCATAACTGGTCACATGTAGCATGTGTAGACATGATATAAAATTTGTGCAGTTGAAAGATGTTTGATAAGTCTGTTTAAAATTGTTTGGAACaatttaatacagtttatttgtGTCTCTGTGGGTTTTTCTGTGTCATTCATAGGTCACTCAGAGAAACAAGCCTGcattgtctctctgtctcttttgatctgaagatgaaagaCTCTTTATCTTCTGGTGGCTTAAATTGTGTTGTCTTTTCGACCATTTGGTTTCTACAAATGGCTTAAAATTTGCCCCTTTTCCTCAGTCAGGAAGCATGTGTGGCCATAAAAATACTTTGCAGGGGGTTGTTGATAGATTCACTGGAGTCGCTTGGTGTCTGCAATGTTGATTTGGGTCTCTGGaattatgttttgaaaaatcATCTGAAAGATTCATTTGTCTGGTTCGTTCTCAGTCCTTAcagcactttcgtgacgtaatgtcgctttgactgccgggtagcTCGCAgacttgcgggctcagctgaagtgcgcatcgagggcgcatagcggccgcaaagggggcacttgcgagcacccttctgaaacctaaaatgatgataTGAGACTTGTccaggagtcgcctgtcaatggtatcatacccgcgttaccctcggtttccggttttattttgtagaaaccatggaaacaccaaagatgcgttattattacatgttttattagacaagggaacaactgtttggttacatttatagacagaaaacgaattatggctatatatttcaacacgtttagtcttattgtttaaatctagttcTCTTGATTTTCcgagagtaccatgcttttaccatgcctttGATTGATAACCGAGTTAGCGATGTACGAAGAACGGGCCCCAGAACAGGgaaacagacaaaaacaaacaaaaacaaactcaaaacagGTATAACCCtgacagtaatacagcattttctccatcaaacaatatgttttaaaattgattgcatgccatttatcaacacaagccacccagcatttattaatatgatattctaaaatcgatctagcttactgcagtgtgcaacaagtgtctcacaacAGCCACTgagcgaatgcacagagtaatgatataacatcattttcaacacagtcaagtgtttttttgttgttgttgttgttgttttttagagaaaaatattttaatattttcatatattaaagaggaagaaaaaagaaagaaaaaagaaacagaaaaggGTATACATGTATAGTTAAATTAAAGAAGAGGAATTTAATTCTTTGTCCATAGTTCTGATTGCTTTGTGGTTTGAGAGTCCTTGTAAGGTTTCAAAATAAATCTTCATGTCAGCCTTGAAACGGGTCATATTGGGTATCCTTTCAGGCCATTTACATTTGTGTATATAAAATTTACCAAGTAATATTATAAGATTTAACATAAACACATGACTCTTGTCTCTAccttttttgtcataataaaaaatgacatctCTTTTCTCTATATTAATTTTGATTCCACttaacatattaaataaatgaagagtttggttccaaaatgctataaatccattttgattaatttgagtaaaaatgtgttttctttaccaagaaagtggcaagatgaaaaccactattttctgtttcaaactttcacatagtaaagggcttttaaaaactgttcatgattcagttttggggaccgtgacagaagtttgatgctgtcgcgGAACAAGCaacatcttcttaatctcctcacgtaaatgattacatttcgatggCTTACATTTCTTacccaccgcagaaaccaccacattTTCgtcaatgccgtcaaaattattcatttttctgtttttgttgatcacaaagtacaaagtagataagaaaaattaaaaatttacttTTCAATACcaaccagatacaatactgattttagcaagaactcaattttttttttttttaaatgttgtttatcaCGTTTTGGAGCCAAACTCTTCAAATATTCCACATCAATCTAAAagaatttaacaatttaaaaaaaaaaaaaaaaaaaggtgtaaaaTAGTTTCAGTGTCCATTTTACAAAATAGGCTACACAAGATTCAGAaagatcatttttatatatttttaggaACTGGTTTGTTGGataaattatatgtattattttaaattattttattaactttattattgACACAATATTTGTTGTTATAAGTCCAAATCAATCTCCaattaatgttctcaaaatggtcatacacagtcaaatgtatctatttgataaacagcgctgtgttacctcataccgGAAGAAGCGGCGctggcgactgcggcataataaaattTCCGCTGCTCGCGAGTGTCGCGTTTGTCTttcattagcaatcactccagcggcctcgttcagctccaacatcactcagccttgctctgcttcatactacattaactttaataatctcatccatgaacatgatttctgcttgAGTCCCGTGCTGATTCTTTAccactggctgtgaggtgaagaggCACGTGACGCGGGGTAAAATTAGTTTGCTATGGGTCTGTGGACTAATtggattaattagattaatatgCTCTTTTCTCAAATATCGCTTCTtaccttttctgttttgtctgttttccaAATTGCTGTTGTATAATCTACAAAGAAACTATTTTCTACTTTTTTGTAGCTTATACAGCTACTCAGACCAGTGCTCAAATTTACCGGCGGGTGGTTTTATTTCATCTGTCATACATAGGCTACGCAGCTACACATTCAGCAATTCCTTTACTCGTATCACTGCTCAGTTTACGCATGTGCATATCATGAGATTTTTGGTATCTGATATTTTAGGTTTCAGTGGGCGGAGCTcacattaatattcatgagtttCCCGGACATGCGCGTGGAACTGAGAATTTTAGTTCACGCTCCTTATTTCTCGATAggtttaatggattatttcaaAAAAGGTAAATAGTTTCAGTGCCGACTTATGTATAAATTGTTCATAGTTCTGTAAccgtttataatgtttttatctctagttttattacattttgtgcAGTCGTCCCTGACTGAATGCAGACATTCACTTCGTGTAATGTTAGGATAAAACACAGCTACAGTTGtgctcagaattattggcacctttggtaaatatgatcaaagatgactgtaaaaatgaatctgcattgtttatcctttttgatctttaattcacgTTGGCCACAGTTTTTGGCACACAGCTTTTTTGACACCGAAAACTCTACTGACTGAAAGCCGGTCCTCGGGTGGTATATATACTGCTCTGTGAACTGCACCTGCGACACTGTTCAGTTGCCAGGAGAGCTTATTGCTCTAGGCTGGGGGTGGTCATAACGTAGAGGCTCATCTGTGTATATTGAAAATCTCAACTGATTGataatttatataatgtatCCTTGGCCAGCTCTTTAAACTATGAATacatattatatactatattacATTACTGTatgcaatataatattaaaaatgaacattgtgAATTTCTGTAAGGCAGATTTCAAACAAGTTGTGGAATTACTCTGTGCTTctcttgtattttcttttaccaCTCTTTAAAAGAGGAAACACAGAAAGTGGAAGATTGCATCATCAAAAGTTTTCTCAGAAGTCAGTAGGACTGCCTTCCATTCCTTGTGATTCTCCCTTAAATTGGTAAGCGGGGTAAGAAAAGCTAGCAAGTACAGAGCAGCTGGTGAGGTGAGAACAAGTTTTGTAAggcattaatatttaatatgtaaaacTTGAGTATGATTCAAACCAAATGAACATATTAACATTGACATACATGTGACTGCATAGttaatgttttgaattaaatgtaCTGAGAAGCTtcttaaatataaatttcattgtttaataatattgaatattgtTAACTGTCAAATTGCTTGTTATTTTCCTTATTGATAAGTTTCTTTGGAGAAAagaatctgctaaatgaatgaataaattcaataaatgtttGACACTGATAATATGTGATATTTACAGGATAAACAGAGCACTTTGGACAGCATCAACTCAAGCAAAATGGATTATTTCAATAACCAAAATGAAACCGATTATCCTATTGATAATCTGTGGAACTATATGATTGTGAGTTCTCAGGTCTTCTTCTACCTGACCTTGATCCTTGGTGTTCCTGGAAATGCCTTTGTTGTGTATGTTGCtggaatgaagatgaagaggaCTGTTAATACAGTAGGGTTTCTCAATCTAGCAATTGCTGACCTCTTTTGTTGCCTTTCCACTCTTTACTTTGTGGCAGAAAACTTTCTTGAAGAAAACTGGCTGGATGGATCTGTCTTCATGTGCAAGATTGTCCCCTTCATTATGCACATCACCATGTTTGCTAGTGTTTTCACCCTGAGCTTAATTAGTCTGGATCGGTTTACTCTGGTGATTACCCCAGTTTGGGCCAAAAATCATCGCAGCCTTTTAATTGCACGACTGTCCTCTGTAGCAGCCTGGGTTCTGGCTTTAATTCTTAGTCTGCCTTTTATGATGATAAAAGAGAATTCCACAGATGGCATAAGCTACTGCCTGCAATATGAATTTGAAAAAGAGGAAATGTATAGAAGGTTATGCATCATCAGATTTGTGTTTGGATTTTTGATTCCTCTCATATGCATCACAACATGCTATGGATTCATCGCACACAAGTTAGGCAGGAGTCATTTTAACTCTGGACGAGTGTTTCGCATCATGTTGGCTATTATTGTGGCCTTTTTTCTGTGCTGGTTGCCATATCACATCGTGCATTTGATAATCATATTTGATAATGACTGGGAGACATCAAATTTCTTAGTGGCTTTGGTAGTGTATCCATTGGCCATTTCTTTGGCGTATGTCAACAGCTGCCTGAACCCCATTCTGTATGTTTTCATGGGGAAGGATTTTAAAAGCAATGTTAAGCTTTCTCTaagacatgtttttgaaagagctTTCTCTGAGGAGGGGACACAAGTGTCACGTTCCACCCAGACACAACAAATGCACTCAGTGTAAGGAAGATATGAACTCATTTATTCagtcttttcattttttgattgatttttattgctttattatacttttattatatGAAATTACCTATGTCCcaataaaaattaatgtaacttttcaaaaaaaactaatgaaaatataaattgaaactgaataaaatatctttgaaactgaaaaaaaataaatcacaggCAAAATGTTTGACTTTGTTTTTAATACACTGCATGTTTTGCTAACCGCTTTCTCATATTTCTTTCACTGATCTATACTTACAAATGTGTTTCCAGAGTTTTAGTTTACGCTTTTGCACCATTCTGGCACAAATCTCTCCCAGGGGTGGGGCTAGCAGTGGTGTGTTTTCATTGGCTACTGAGTTTTTGATTGACAACTTCTTAACCTGgagggtattccagaaagcaggttatgtgacatacCTGGGTATGTTTAAGAGTAAGTAAGCGGATAACCTCAACTTCAGGTTCCAAAAACCAAGGTAACTTTCAGGGTATGTAAGTAGCCATAGCAACGTACTCTCTGAACATAACCTGCTCTGGAGCAAATTAAATCTCTGGAAACGCATTTGTAAGTACAAATCAGCGAAAGAAAGAGGAGAAACTGTTagcaaaacattttcttttgtcagacattttattcagtttcaattcatattttcattagtTTCTTAAAACATTACGTTCATTTTTATTGGCACAAAAATAACTCCatattattactttaaaaaatgaatatgcaTAATTTGCAGGTTGCATTTGTGTGTATATCAAAAGCAGAATTGATTTTACTTTTGCTTATCACAGTGATTcagtcattttatattttttctgttacttattattttttcactttAGCATTGTGGTTATTTTGTGATAACTTAAAAGCGAATTGCATGATGTAAAAACAGTGTTGCATGCCAAAagaatgaaatttaaaattgaCATTGTAATGTTCATTAAACATTCAATtcattttgtaatttgatgggttttttttttttttttttttttttcattttaaataaagattgtacATGATTTAgggcaaatattttttttcactaaGTAGTTTAATTGTGTTGACAGGAGTGTTCTTTAGGACAAGCAGCCAAAGCATGTGGCTTTCTGTCATGTctatttttggttttgtttcatgtttcatgtcttATTTTGCAGTTAACTCACAGTCATGTTTCCTGTCAAATGCTCTCCAAATACTCTCACGGTACATTGATGTCATatgccgatcggtctgcgcagcaccaatgcatctcgaacaagcctattcttttgaatcgctcttatggtactttgatgtcatacgcccaTCGTTGTGTGCAGCACCGgtgcatctcaaacaagccctTTGTAACCTTTgataacaaaatcaaaaaagtTTGTTCAGAAAAGTTCAGAACACAAGTTTATAtcaaacaattctgactttataacctgcaattgtgagtttatatctcgcaattctgagttttttttctcacaattgcaaaaaaaaagtcagaattgtgagataaaagtcgCAAGAAGAAGAAGTCGCAGTCgaagaaacaagcttccatacacaTTTGCTGGCAAATGGCAATTACTAAGAAAACCGACCGTTTCCTCTTTTTATTCACAactatggcaagccgttttagcTAAAATGTTTCCAGCGTTACTTGTCATAGttgcatttttactagtaagaattaaaacagtttaattcttactagtaacaattattagagagctctctaattcacTTAGAGTGCTCTGCAATTGCATTCTTACTATGAATTAGAGAAACAGTTCATTTCTTACAAGTAACAGTTATTATCAAATAATAGCTCTCT from Ctenopharyngodon idella isolate HZGC_01 chromosome 18, HZGC01, whole genome shotgun sequence encodes:
- the LOC127499847 gene encoding C3a anaphylatoxin chemotactic receptor-like encodes the protein MDYFNNQNETDYPIDNLWNYMIVSSQVFFYLTLILGVPGNAFVVYVAGMKMKRTVNTVGFLNLAIADLFCCLSTLYFVAENFLEENWLDGSVFMCKIVPFIMHITMFASVFTLSLISLDRFTLVITPVWAKNHRSLLIARLSSVAAWVLALILSLPFMMIKENSTDGISYCLQYEFEKEEMYRRLCIIRFVFGFLIPLICITTCYGFIAHKLGRSHFNSGRVFRIMLAIIVAFFLCWLPYHIVHLIIIFDNDWETSNFLVALVVYPLAISLAYVNSCLNPILYVFMGKDFKSNVKLSLRHVFERAFSEEGTQVSRSTQTQQMHSV